The following proteins are encoded in a genomic region of Sorangiineae bacterium MSr12523:
- a CDS encoding PfkB family carbohydrate kinase, producing MIDYLVIGHICSDLQPDGSTRLGGTGLFASLTAHRLGLRTAVVTACADDFDLSILPEGLLVLRQTSPVTTIFENRYAPEGRIQTVHARAESIELGPNATALPPEWRNAGVVHLAPIIQEVPKDGCNSFAGALVGATPQGWLRTIQPSKCVTTDPAALLDLPWVGGEVVVLSEEDVQQDESLVRELAKKLPLVVLTRAERGATVFVSGEGTDVAAYHSDVVDPTGAGDVFAAAFFAALRKHDDPIHAARWACAAASCSLEGFGASALPTPEDIHRRMSR from the coding sequence ATGATCGATTATCTGGTCATCGGACACATCTGCTCGGATCTGCAACCCGACGGCTCGACCCGCCTGGGGGGCACCGGCCTGTTCGCGTCGCTCACGGCGCATCGTTTGGGCCTGCGCACCGCCGTCGTCACCGCGTGCGCCGACGACTTCGATTTATCGATTCTGCCCGAGGGGCTGCTCGTCCTGCGGCAGACGTCCCCGGTGACGACGATCTTCGAGAATCGGTACGCGCCGGAGGGACGCATCCAAACGGTGCACGCGCGCGCAGAGAGCATCGAGCTCGGGCCGAACGCCACGGCGCTCCCGCCGGAGTGGCGAAACGCGGGCGTCGTTCACCTGGCGCCCATCATTCAAGAGGTGCCGAAGGACGGCTGCAACTCGTTCGCGGGGGCGCTGGTCGGCGCCACGCCGCAGGGCTGGCTGCGCACGATTCAACCGTCCAAGTGTGTGACGACCGATCCGGCAGCCTTGCTCGACCTGCCGTGGGTCGGTGGAGAGGTCGTCGTGCTCAGCGAAGAAGACGTCCAACAGGACGAGTCGCTGGTGCGCGAGCTCGCGAAGAAGCTGCCGCTGGTCGTCCTCACGCGCGCCGAACGCGGGGCCACCGTGTTCGTCTCGGGCGAGGGCACGGACGTGGCCGCGTACCATTCCGACGTGGTGGACCCGACGGGCGCGGGCGACGTGTTTGCCGCCGCGTTTTTCGCGGCCCTGCGCAAGCACGACGATCCGATCCATGCCGCGCGCTGGGCCTGCGCCGCGGCGTCGTGCTCCCTCGAGGGATTCGGCGCCTCGGCGCTGCCCACGCCGGAAGACATTCACCGCCGCATGTCGCGCTAA
- a CDS encoding glycosyltransferase, with amino-acid sequence MTRVLSLAKRLAFTSLGSLPFLGAFISVVFMLWGSGQLHSRGLNALGDWAIACASHPIGAIVLVQAIYTGLQSLLWMRYSTFERPAGAVWPKVTVVIPAFNEGPMVERSIRSVARCSYPKELLEIIVVDDGSRDDTFFHMQRLRREFPDLVRLVRFIQNRGKRAGLEAGFRAASGEIVITIDSDSEIEPTTIHEMVAPFLCDKKIGGVAGRVAVLNRAESLISSMLEVQYALAFDFARAAQSTYRCVACCPGALSAFRREAIIPFLTEWTNQKFLGRPVGHGEDQALTNIVLRQGYDTVYQRTAVVHTLAPTKYKQLSRMFVRWDRSYIVEGFSFAKFMFSGYREKNRVLPIVHFVVSNLRLVIFAWGILELPLVFTEDLSTLFRGGIALAITALFSAAYYLRIERSFRFIYGLAYALFSVCLLQWILPWALITVRDERWGTR; translated from the coding sequence ATGACCCGCGTGCTGTCTCTGGCCAAGCGCCTAGCATTCACCTCATTGGGCTCCCTCCCGTTCCTCGGCGCCTTCATCAGCGTGGTCTTCATGCTGTGGGGAAGCGGGCAACTCCATTCGCGAGGCCTAAACGCTCTGGGCGACTGGGCTATTGCATGCGCCAGTCATCCCATCGGCGCCATCGTGCTGGTTCAGGCGATCTACACGGGGCTGCAGAGCCTTCTGTGGATGCGCTACAGCACCTTCGAGCGCCCTGCAGGCGCCGTTTGGCCGAAGGTTACGGTCGTGATCCCGGCCTTCAACGAGGGGCCGATGGTGGAGCGGAGCATTCGGTCCGTCGCCCGCTGCAGCTACCCGAAAGAGTTGCTCGAGATCATCGTCGTCGACGACGGTTCGCGGGACGACACCTTCTTCCACATGCAGCGGCTGCGCCGCGAGTTTCCCGACCTGGTCCGGCTGGTTCGCTTCATCCAGAACCGCGGAAAGCGCGCGGGGCTCGAAGCAGGCTTCCGGGCTGCCTCGGGCGAGATCGTCATCACGATCGACTCGGACAGCGAGATCGAGCCCACGACGATCCACGAGATGGTGGCGCCGTTCCTCTGCGACAAGAAAATCGGTGGCGTTGCCGGGCGCGTGGCGGTTCTCAACCGCGCCGAGTCGCTCATCAGCAGCATGCTCGAGGTGCAGTACGCGCTGGCATTCGATTTCGCGCGCGCCGCCCAGTCCACCTACCGTTGTGTGGCGTGTTGCCCCGGTGCGCTTTCGGCGTTTCGCCGTGAGGCCATCATCCCGTTCCTGACGGAGTGGACGAATCAGAAGTTCCTCGGGCGCCCCGTAGGGCACGGCGAAGACCAGGCGCTGACCAACATCGTGCTCCGGCAGGGCTACGACACGGTCTACCAGCGAACGGCCGTGGTCCACACGCTGGCCCCGACCAAGTACAAGCAGCTGTCGCGCATGTTCGTGCGCTGGGATCGCAGCTACATCGTCGAAGGTTTTTCGTTCGCGAAGTTCATGTTCAGCGGCTATCGCGAGAAGAATCGCGTGCTGCCCATCGTGCACTTCGTCGTGTCGAACCTGCGCCTCGTAATCTTCGCGTGGGGCATCCTCGAGCTGCCCCTGGTCTTCACGGAAGATCTGTCCACGTTGTTCCGCGGGGGCATTGCGTTGGCCATTACCGCTCTTTTCTCGGCCGCGTATTATCTCCGCATCGAGCGAAGCTTCCGCTTCATCTACGGCCTCGCATACGCCCTTTTCAGCGTGTGCTTGCTCCAATGGATCCTCCCCTGGGCACTCATCACGGTCCGTGACGAGCGCTGGGGCACACGCTAG
- a CDS encoding PIG-L family deacetylase, which translates to MKITIPRRWMLAGAAGAVLLTAWYAGSFFFRSRPAAASPATPSTPGHLSPVDILVFSPHPDDDVLGCSGVIQQAIADGKQVRVVFSTLGDAYTEAASLLLHKEATSLTETDYFELAKNRQQEAINAEGLLGVPAENLVFLGYPDGVLARVASAKTNAMVTSLFTHRSSTYGPIVTDYHSWAHGRAAPYYRDSVLGDFVEVLQQSTPERVYVADGADAHPDHAATFDLVKAAIAQTGYQGELRTFLVHSHGSPDEWPWPHAATPNRRYEQHTANGKTYPGDLPWPPDERVALTPEQAEVKRQAIMAHATQWNLPENKIPLGAFVKADEVFWANR; encoded by the coding sequence ATGAAAATAACCATTCCCAGGCGCTGGATGCTGGCCGGGGCAGCAGGCGCCGTTCTCTTGACGGCTTGGTACGCTGGCAGCTTTTTCTTTCGCTCTAGGCCGGCAGCCGCGTCTCCGGCGACCCCGTCCACCCCGGGGCATCTCTCGCCCGTCGACATTTTGGTCTTTTCACCGCACCCCGATGACGACGTCCTCGGCTGTTCGGGCGTGATTCAGCAGGCCATCGCGGATGGCAAACAAGTGCGCGTGGTGTTCTCGACCCTCGGCGATGCGTACACGGAGGCGGCATCGCTCCTCCTGCACAAGGAGGCGACGTCGCTGACCGAGACGGACTACTTCGAGCTGGCGAAGAACCGTCAGCAGGAGGCCATCAACGCGGAAGGCTTGTTGGGCGTTCCTGCAGAAAACCTCGTGTTTCTCGGCTACCCCGATGGCGTGCTGGCGCGCGTGGCGTCGGCCAAGACCAATGCGATGGTGACGTCGCTCTTCACGCACCGGTCGTCGACGTACGGTCCGATCGTCACCGATTACCATTCGTGGGCGCATGGCCGTGCGGCCCCGTACTACCGCGATTCGGTGCTCGGCGATTTCGTCGAGGTGCTGCAACAGTCCACGCCCGAGCGCGTTTACGTGGCCGATGGGGCCGATGCGCACCCGGATCACGCGGCCACGTTCGATCTGGTGAAAGCCGCCATTGCGCAGACCGGCTACCAGGGCGAGCTGAGGACCTTCCTCGTTCACAGCCATGGCTCGCCCGACGAGTGGCCCTGGCCGCATGCGGCAACGCCCAATCGCCGCTACGAGCAACACACGGCGAACGGAAAGACCTATCCGGGCGACCTGCCCTGGCCTCCCGACGAGCGCGTCGCGCTCACGCCCGAGCAGGCCGAGGTCAAACGGCAAGCGATCATGGCCCATGCGACGCAGTGGAATCTGCCCGAGAACAAGATTCCGCTCGGGGCCTTCGTCAAAGCCGACGAGGTCTTCTGGGCGAATCGCTAG
- a CDS encoding DUF885 domain-containing protein, with the protein MHHHRIVGLFILGAIACGSVEPPPPDVPAPTMAEASGASGASGASSQANMSSSQGSPEDQAFQRLGERFLARYLELSPVEATRLGEHRHDARWTDWSEAGEAARRQFVAQTRTDLEKIRLEGLSVQNRIDAAILKNQLDFEQFSLDEMRETIVNPAAYTALLGDGLDPLLTRDFAPMEERMQSLRGRLQGIPSVVAAAKKRLAGTSRVHTETAIEQNKGLIALCKSGFSEQLGKVSPALRRDVEAAAKTAVASLEEFQTFLEKDLLPRATGDFRIGKARFEKKLRFTLDDDVDPDAIVKGARQLLADTQKEMLETVRELWPTLYGVRAAFDATTPQQRRAVIKKVLDELSAERSTNATIVADAQKTLDEATAFVREKNLVGLSDEPCHLIEMPEYRRGVSIAYCDSSGPLEKKQETFYAISPTPANWPKKRAESFYREYNRSMLADLTVHEAMPGHYLEAMHTNRFKSNVRAVFANGAFVEGWAVYGEWLMSKYGFGGAKVRLMRQKMVLRLACNAIIDHEIHTGTMDEKAALALMMNEGFQEEGEAVAKWKRARLSSAQLTTYYFGFTKMMELRAIAEKQPGFTERTYHDRLLSFGEPSIRHLRGLFLANAAN; encoded by the coding sequence GTGCATCATCATCGTATTGTCGGCCTTTTCATCCTTGGTGCCATTGCATGCGGCTCGGTCGAGCCGCCCCCACCCGACGTACCGGCGCCCACGATGGCCGAGGCATCGGGTGCTTCGGGTGCTTCGGGCGCATCGAGCCAAGCGAACATGTCATCGTCGCAGGGAAGCCCAGAGGATCAAGCCTTCCAACGCCTCGGCGAGCGCTTTCTCGCGCGCTACCTCGAGCTCTCCCCCGTCGAGGCGACGCGCCTGGGCGAGCACCGGCACGATGCGCGCTGGACGGATTGGAGCGAGGCCGGCGAGGCCGCACGGCGGCAATTCGTGGCCCAGACGCGCACGGACCTGGAGAAGATTCGGCTCGAGGGCCTCTCGGTGCAAAACCGCATCGATGCCGCCATCCTGAAGAACCAGCTCGACTTCGAGCAGTTCTCCCTCGACGAGATGCGCGAGACCATCGTCAACCCGGCCGCATACACCGCGCTGCTCGGCGACGGCCTCGACCCGCTGCTGACCCGCGACTTCGCCCCGATGGAGGAGCGCATGCAGAGCCTGCGCGGGCGCCTCCAAGGCATTCCGAGTGTGGTGGCGGCCGCGAAAAAGCGCCTCGCGGGCACCTCGCGCGTGCATACCGAGACGGCCATCGAGCAGAACAAAGGCCTCATCGCCCTCTGCAAATCGGGATTCTCGGAGCAACTCGGCAAAGTCTCCCCCGCCCTGCGGCGCGACGTCGAAGCCGCCGCCAAAACGGCGGTTGCATCGCTGGAGGAGTTTCAAACCTTCCTCGAGAAGGATCTGCTCCCGCGAGCCACGGGCGATTTTCGCATCGGCAAGGCGCGCTTCGAAAAGAAGCTGCGCTTCACGCTCGACGACGACGTGGATCCCGACGCCATCGTGAAGGGCGCGCGTCAGCTGCTCGCCGACACGCAAAAGGAGATGCTCGAGACCGTGCGCGAGCTATGGCCCACACTGTACGGCGTGCGCGCGGCCTTCGATGCCACCACGCCGCAGCAGCGCCGCGCCGTGATCAAGAAGGTGCTCGACGAGCTCAGTGCAGAGCGATCCACGAATGCCACCATCGTGGCGGATGCGCAGAAGACCCTCGACGAGGCCACGGCGTTCGTGCGCGAGAAAAACCTGGTCGGCCTCTCCGACGAGCCGTGCCACCTCATCGAAATGCCCGAGTACCGCCGCGGCGTATCCATCGCCTACTGCGACTCGTCCGGCCCCCTCGAGAAGAAGCAGGAGACGTTCTACGCGATCTCGCCCACCCCGGCGAATTGGCCCAAGAAGCGCGCGGAATCGTTCTACCGCGAATACAACCGCAGCATGCTGGCCGACCTCACGGTGCACGAGGCCATGCCCGGGCACTACCTGGAGGCCATGCACACGAACCGCTTCAAGTCGAACGTGCGCGCGGTCTTCGCCAACGGCGCCTTCGTCGAAGGCTGGGCCGTGTACGGCGAATGGCTGATGTCCAAATACGGCTTCGGCGGGGCCAAGGTTCGTTTGATGCGGCAGAAGATGGTCTTGCGCCTGGCGTGCAACGCCATCATCGACCACGAGATCCACACGGGCACGATGGATGAGAAGGCGGCGCTCGCGCTGATGATGAACGAGGGCTTCCAGGAAGAGGGCGAAGCCGTCGCCAAGTGGAAGCGTGCACGCCTCAGCAGCGCGCAGCTCACCACGTACTACTTTGGATTCACCAAGATGATGGAGCTTCGCGCCATCGCCGAAAAACAGCCGGGCTTCACCGAGCGCACCTACCACGACCGGTTGCTCTCGTTCGGCGAGCCGTCGATCCGTCACCTGCGCGGCTTGTTCCTCGCGAATGCCGCGAATTGA
- a CDS encoding aminotransferase class I/II-fold pyridoxal phosphate-dependent enzyme, with product MSSSLQLASTAHRVATSATLEINERVLALRAEGRDVIHLGFGEASFPLLPALREALAKSATATAYGPVLGIAPLRQAIADYLGRERGIATTADRIAVGPGSKPLLYALVQLLEGDVLVPAPSWVSYAPQIVLAERRVVPVATDARDHHRVTPAALDAAVERATAEGANPRVLIVNSPSNPTGGMFAAADVEALADWARRRHVTVISDEIYAELAHGIVPHVSPARFYPEGTIVTAGLSKSFSAGGWRLGYAVFPAGEGGTALLSALRALASEIWSSAAMPVQEAAVSAFLPSDEVSTYVKRSARLHGHTAGRLFKGLTGLGIACPRPAGAFYLYPDFAPFRAELARVGVHGGLELARYLLEKHHIATLPGVAFGDAPEALRLRLAVSGLYEPGEALHVDLLKRTDAFASADPLDAAPLSLPLLERAVAAFGEVVRAFR from the coding sequence ATGAGTTCCTCTTTGCAATTGGCCTCTACGGCTCACCGCGTCGCAACCTCGGCGACGCTCGAGATCAACGAACGCGTGCTCGCGTTGCGTGCCGAAGGGCGCGACGTCATTCACCTCGGTTTCGGCGAAGCGTCGTTTCCGCTGCTGCCCGCCTTGCGCGAGGCGCTTGCCAAGAGTGCGACCGCCACGGCGTATGGCCCCGTGCTCGGGATTGCGCCGCTTCGGCAGGCCATTGCCGATTACCTCGGACGTGAGCGCGGGATTGCCACGACGGCCGATCGCATCGCGGTGGGGCCCGGGAGCAAGCCGCTTTTGTACGCGTTGGTGCAGCTGCTCGAGGGCGACGTGCTCGTGCCCGCTCCCTCGTGGGTGAGCTATGCGCCGCAGATCGTGTTGGCCGAGCGGCGCGTCGTGCCCGTGGCGACGGATGCGCGCGATCACCACCGCGTGACGCCGGCCGCGCTCGATGCGGCGGTGGAGCGCGCGACGGCGGAGGGCGCGAATCCGCGAGTGCTCATCGTCAATTCGCCGAGCAATCCTACGGGGGGCATGTTCGCCGCCGCCGATGTGGAGGCCCTCGCCGATTGGGCGCGGCGTCGGCATGTCACCGTGATCAGCGACGAGATTTACGCCGAGCTGGCGCACGGCATCGTGCCGCACGTGTCGCCGGCGCGGTTCTATCCCGAGGGAACCATCGTGACCGCGGGGCTGTCCAAGTCGTTTTCCGCAGGTGGATGGCGCCTGGGTTATGCGGTGTTTCCTGCCGGGGAGGGCGGCACGGCGCTTCTTTCGGCTTTGCGTGCGCTCGCCAGCGAAATCTGGAGCTCCGCGGCGATGCCGGTGCAAGAGGCCGCGGTGAGTGCGTTCCTTCCGAGCGACGAGGTATCGACCTACGTGAAGCGCTCGGCGCGCCTGCACGGGCACACGGCGGGGCGGCTTTTCAAGGGGCTGACGGGGCTCGGCATCGCGTGTCCACGGCCCGCGGGCGCCTTTTACCTGTACCCCGACTTCGCCCCATTCCGGGCGGAGCTCGCGCGCGTGGGCGTGCATGGCGGCTTGGAGCTCGCGCGCTACCTGCTCGAGAAGCACCACATCGCCACCTTGCCCGGCGTCGCGTTCGGCGATGCACCCGAGGCTCTGCGGCTTCGCCTGGCCGTGAGCGGCTTGTACGAGCCCGGCGAGGCCCTGCACGTGGATCTTTTGAAGCGCACCGACGCGTTCGCGTCCGCAGATCCGTTGGACGCGGCGCCGCTGTCGCTTCCGTTGCTCGAACGCGCGGTCGCCGCCTTCGGCGAAGTCGTTCGCGCGTTTCGTTAG
- a CDS encoding ATP-binding protein encodes MSEAQRTLESCERRSKSAENDKAACTEELSSTSNKLDDVQASEKACRTSKDSLCSEAASFARQLLDGRVANVGSCVPSKEQSQLAALLRGWENSTNALSQIAAFGAGESDTLPTLFGTTTPERAVERLLGKGRREPAFYRRLLTEAVRLAAPQSWQGIRSSGPAGIDAWFASTAPLDPKLVEEVDRAHATPNGQGAPPVSAALRLVQSYLFIAHCADEAPTPACTRAKQLQQLFESTGPLLVRRRIEEIWATECHDAGPDRVLTWVADFPTPHITARTTDYSEVAAAAQTKLFTCYLEDAGAEASFRTWLEAKLPSPKRLTARTLTRIDDIRSRARDGTPADTCGRAVRAMQDYAMPSACTAPPREVLDPVERWSKIASNTGEAGEDVSLQVCSMYARLLWEGRAATLPGSFERPPSADEMVIVDVRVPETAFARLRRACQDRHGEGDSVEDSLHQLSQIALGFGEPPAGSPWRVDPGTNVPIEKVRFSQSKRLGAWFKHFFSRQTPCQALGLPDARCQQCQELPRESFYDCRLEAELDEAWTHRARTSVGWLVAIALGAGLILWGIRFTRARRAFATWALAATDRLGALGLPSRPDPMRYVFPSHHDVLVVDLPHEPAWEPWGTLACVVRVDEPAKIQGDHVNHAVAVSHRVGARVVFLLHEDAASLDLAAVRAILDWAAKGGRAMHVLPLAVSRLQWAHSASDLLELVEETSLRGNPFDMRGRITSSSQFWNRERLVSGLLAETRAGRWSLVTGLRRFGKSSLALEVARRLTGPSAYVDLAGFHHEFGFKDDPAYAVNAVLRSLCARLVDSARALYPAANIPEPPADEIDAAALTRWIRDLSAECSPYSDGRSPPILLILDEIEQILAVGPDRLGHVLDALAILLGRLRNAVGDAPRTGGGSTVGILLCSALHPLLWAPLRTLGKQSIIGAYPAVCVPHLSPDAAAQMMRGLGARQGIRFNDEALDFIVKQAQGVPLLLRRIGTSVLELYDSDHARQGGLGAVQIGIEGAREAVTREEREGAPLRVWVESEIAESLGPAGALLRKLAGGGPIGVTQLQGIAERHIIAQFASSGLTSHLPEEELRRRAQEAASVMVRLLGETGLVDPIGDLTAPEAYELPDGCIRRVLRLASQSPRPESVAPPAP; translated from the coding sequence TTGAGCGAAGCGCAACGCACGCTCGAGTCGTGCGAGCGCCGTTCGAAGAGCGCGGAAAACGACAAGGCCGCCTGCACGGAGGAGCTGTCCTCCACGTCGAACAAACTGGATGACGTGCAGGCCAGCGAGAAAGCGTGCCGTACGTCGAAGGACAGCCTGTGCTCCGAGGCGGCGAGCTTTGCGCGGCAGCTGCTCGACGGGCGCGTGGCCAACGTGGGCTCCTGCGTGCCGAGCAAGGAGCAGAGCCAACTGGCCGCGCTGCTGCGAGGCTGGGAGAACTCCACCAACGCGCTCAGTCAGATTGCCGCCTTCGGGGCCGGTGAAAGCGACACGCTCCCGACACTCTTCGGGACGACCACGCCCGAGCGTGCGGTCGAGCGCTTGCTCGGCAAGGGACGGCGCGAGCCTGCGTTCTACCGGCGTTTGCTCACGGAGGCCGTACGCCTCGCGGCGCCGCAATCGTGGCAAGGCATTCGAAGCAGCGGTCCTGCGGGCATCGATGCCTGGTTTGCGTCGACCGCACCGCTCGATCCGAAGCTCGTCGAGGAGGTCGACCGCGCGCACGCCACGCCCAACGGCCAAGGCGCGCCGCCGGTGTCTGCGGCCCTTCGATTGGTGCAATCGTACTTGTTCATCGCGCATTGCGCGGACGAGGCGCCCACGCCGGCATGCACGCGCGCCAAACAGTTGCAGCAGCTCTTCGAGTCGACGGGCCCGTTGCTCGTGCGTCGCCGCATCGAGGAGATCTGGGCCACCGAATGCCACGACGCCGGCCCCGACCGCGTTCTCACGTGGGTGGCCGATTTTCCGACGCCGCACATCACGGCACGCACCACGGATTATTCCGAGGTGGCGGCGGCCGCGCAAACCAAGCTTTTCACCTGCTACTTGGAGGATGCGGGCGCCGAGGCGTCGTTCCGCACGTGGCTGGAGGCGAAGCTGCCGAGCCCCAAGCGGCTGACGGCGCGAACGCTGACCCGCATCGACGACATTCGGTCGCGCGCGCGCGACGGCACGCCCGCCGACACGTGCGGGCGTGCAGTGCGGGCCATGCAAGATTACGCGATGCCCTCGGCGTGCACCGCACCGCCCCGCGAGGTGCTCGACCCCGTCGAACGCTGGTCGAAGATCGCCTCGAACACGGGCGAGGCCGGGGAGGACGTTTCGCTCCAGGTTTGCTCGATGTACGCGCGGCTGCTTTGGGAAGGCCGTGCGGCCACCCTTCCCGGCTCGTTCGAGCGCCCGCCTTCGGCCGACGAAATGGTGATCGTGGACGTTCGCGTCCCCGAAACGGCGTTTGCTCGGCTCCGGCGCGCATGCCAAGACCGGCACGGCGAGGGTGACTCGGTCGAGGACAGCCTTCACCAGCTCTCGCAAATCGCGCTTGGCTTCGGCGAACCGCCGGCGGGCTCGCCCTGGCGGGTCGATCCCGGCACCAACGTGCCCATCGAGAAGGTCCGCTTTTCGCAGTCCAAGCGGCTCGGCGCGTGGTTCAAGCACTTTTTCTCGCGACAGACGCCGTGCCAAGCGCTGGGCCTTCCCGATGCGCGTTGCCAGCAATGCCAAGAGCTCCCGCGCGAATCGTTCTACGACTGCCGGCTCGAAGCGGAGCTCGACGAAGCGTGGACCCATCGCGCGCGGACCAGCGTCGGCTGGCTGGTCGCCATTGCACTCGGAGCGGGCTTGATCCTTTGGGGCATCCGCTTCACACGCGCCCGGCGCGCGTTTGCCACGTGGGCGCTGGCCGCCACCGATCGGCTCGGGGCCTTGGGCCTGCCCTCGCGGCCCGATCCGATGCGTTACGTGTTTCCCTCGCACCACGACGTGCTCGTGGTCGATCTTCCGCACGAGCCGGCGTGGGAGCCGTGGGGCACGCTCGCGTGCGTCGTTCGCGTGGACGAGCCGGCGAAGATTCAAGGAGATCACGTCAACCACGCCGTGGCGGTGAGCCATCGCGTAGGGGCGCGCGTGGTGTTCCTGTTGCACGAGGACGCCGCTTCGCTGGATCTCGCCGCGGTGCGGGCCATCCTCGATTGGGCGGCAAAAGGCGGGCGCGCGATGCACGTGCTGCCGCTGGCCGTTTCCCGTCTGCAGTGGGCGCACAGTGCGAGCGACTTGCTCGAATTGGTCGAGGAGACGTCGCTGCGCGGCAATCCGTTCGACATGCGGGGCCGCATCACCTCGTCGAGCCAGTTCTGGAACCGCGAACGTCTCGTCTCGGGGCTGCTCGCCGAGACGCGCGCCGGACGATGGTCGCTCGTCACGGGGCTGCGGCGCTTCGGCAAGTCGTCCTTGGCCCTCGAAGTGGCGCGCCGTTTGACCGGCCCGTCCGCCTACGTGGACCTCGCCGGCTTCCACCACGAGTTCGGCTTCAAGGACGACCCTGCGTACGCCGTCAATGCGGTGCTGCGTTCGCTGTGCGCCCGCTTGGTGGACTCGGCCCGCGCACTGTATCCGGCGGCGAACATCCCCGAGCCGCCGGCCGACGAGATCGACGCCGCCGCACTCACGCGCTGGATCCGCGATCTCTCGGCCGAGTGCTCGCCATACAGCGACGGCCGGTCGCCGCCCATCCTGCTCATCCTCGATGAAATCGAGCAGATTCTCGCCGTCGGTCCCGACCGACTCGGTCACGTGCTCGATGCGCTGGCCATTCTTCTCGGGCGCCTTCGCAACGCCGTGGGCGATGCACCGCGCACCGGCGGAGGCTCGACGGTCGGCATTCTTCTCTGCTCGGCACTGCACCCTTTGCTATGGGCGCCGCTGCGCACCTTGGGGAAGCAGTCGATCATCGGCGCATACCCCGCCGTTTGCGTGCCGCATCTTTCTCCCGACGCCGCCGCCCAAATGATGCGCGGCCTGGGGGCGCGCCAGGGAATTCGCTTCAACGACGAAGCCCTCGATTTCATCGTGAAGCAGGCGCAAGGCGTTCCGCTCTTGCTTCGCCGCATCGGTACCTCCGTCCTCGAGCTGTACGACAGCGATCACGCCCGACAGGGCGGCCTCGGGGCCGTGCAAATCGGCATCGAAGGCGCCCGCGAGGCCGTGACGCGCGAAGAACGCGAGGGTGCTCCGCTCCGCGTGTGGGTCGAATCGGAAATCGCCGAATCGCTCGGTCCCGCGGGCGCCTTGCTCCGCAAGCTGGCCGGGGGCGGCCCCATCGGCGTGACGCAACTCCAAGGCATCGCCGAGCGCCACATCATCGCGCAATTCGCCTCGAGCGGCCTAACGAGCCACCTCCCCGAGGAAGAACTCCGCCGCCGCGCCCAAGAAGCCGCAAGCGTCATGGTGCGCCTCCTCGGCGAGACGGGCCTCGTGGACCCCATCGGCGATCTCACCGCCCCCGAGGCCTACGAGCTCCCCGACGGCTGCATCCGCCGCGTCCTCCGCCTCGCCTCCCAATCCCCACGCCCCGAATCCGTCGCCCCGCCGGCTCCCTAA